Proteins co-encoded in one Dryobates pubescens isolate bDryPub1 chromosome 4, bDryPub1.pri, whole genome shotgun sequence genomic window:
- the NUP42 gene encoding nucleoporin NUP42 yields the protein MAICQFFLQGRCRFGDRCWNEHPRGGGRGRSGPSASQHQGGGWGTTNQRYTNVIQPSTFKSNSWDGSRDQGGGFFGSSDFGSSGDSSRNAGFSQNRFSALANSQSTADGYKDEEEKLLECVVKDMEIWESSGQWIFSSYSPMKGKPNLSGFPDFSPEELHLEYYTCRANNNIQNYINSIQQLAAQWKSRLLQLKVLDASTRATLLSELKNTVTQPVPAFGFGGQITSSFGSSSFPVNSSSTSASTFSFKTSTGLGSGSSGSSSAFGSSSAFGSSSAGVTSSPSVSHSVGFGSSTAPSAASFSFKTSETTSGFGTSGFSGFGSSSAVNSSSNTPFTAFGSFNAAVAASPSHSSSTLFGQTASASGQNITSVSAAVTNSTASEKLFTPKSELSAEELKQFEAKKFTLGKIPLKPPPLEFLNI from the exons ATGGCCATCTGCCAGTTCTTCCTGCAGGGCCGCTGCCGCTTCGGCGACAGGTGCTGGAACGAGCATCCTCGGGGTGGCGGTCGCGGCCGCTCCGGGccctctgcctcccagcaccaAG gaggaggatggggtaCCACTAACCAGAGATACACTAATGTTATCCAGCCATCTACCTTTAAGTCTAATTCATGGGATGGCAGCAGAGATCAAGGAGGAGGATTTTTTGGCTCTTCAGACTTTGGATCATcaggtgacagcagcagaaatgcaggCTTTTCACAGAACAGATTCTCTGCATTAGCAAACAGTCAAAGTACTGCTGATGGCTATAAAGatgaagaggagaaacttct TGAGTGTGTAGTGAAAGACATGGAAATATGGGAATCTTCAGGACAGTGGATATTTTCATCTTATTCACCGATGAAAGGAAAGCCAAACCTCTCAG GCTTCCCAGATTTCTCACCCGAAGAGTTGCATCTGGAGTATTACACCTGCAGAGCAAACAATAACATTCAGAACTAT ATAAATTCTATCCAGCAGTTAGCAGCACAATGGAAAAGTCGTCTGTTGCAGTTGAAAGTTTTAGATGCATCAACAAGAGCAACTTTG CTGTCTGAATTAAAGAACACAGTCACTCAGCCAGTGCCTGCCTTTGGATTTGGAGGGCAGATAACATCAAGCTTTGGGTCATCAA GCTTTCcggtgaacagcagcagcaccagcgcGAGCACTTTCTCCTTTAAAACGAGCACTGGGCTCGGCAGTGGATCATCTGggagctcctctgcttttgggagctcctctgcttttgGGAGCTCGTCGGCTGGCGTGACCTCCTCTCCAAGCGTATCCCATTCTGTTGGGTTTGGCAGCTCGACAGCTccatctgcagcctccttctcaTTTAAAACTTCGGAAACAACTAGCGGTTTTGGAACTTCGGGGTTTTCAGGGTTTGGCAGTTCTTCTGCTGTGAACTCTTCAAGCAACACTCCATTTACAGCCTTTGGATCTTTTAATGCAGCAGTAGCAGCTTCTCCCTCGCATTCAAGCAGTACTTTATTTGGGCAGACCGCCAGCGCTTCTGGACAGAATATAACATCAGTGTCTGCGGCAGTCACAAACAGCACTGCATCAGAGAAGTTATTTACACCAAAGAGCGAATTATCAGCTGAAGAGTTGAAACAGTTTGAAGCAAAGAAGTTTACATTAGGGAAGATTCCTCTTAAGCCACCACCATTAGAGTTTTTAAATATTTAG